Proteins from a single region of Belliella baltica DSM 15883:
- a CDS encoding HD domain-containing protein: MSETLKSHKILNDPVYGFITIPSELIFTIIDHPYFQRLRRIKQLGLTDFVYPGALHTRFHHALGAMHLMSITLDNLRNKGNEISDEEYEASLIAILLHDIGHGPFSHALEFSLLKNIPHESLSLLVIDLLNKQLNGQLDLALRIFKNQYERKFFHQLVSSQLDIDRLDYLQRDCFFTGVSEGTIGADRIIKMMAIKDDQLVVEEKGLYSIENFLSARRLMYWQVYLHKTTVSAEKMLINLISRAKDVQQGGRNLFATEEFLYFLQNDISLEDFKKSDTLIQTFLELDDYDIWGAIKLWKKEPDYILKNISQMFLSRNLFKITLSNEAFTSEELNSLIDKTQKRLQIPKEDLKYFFSHGSISNNAYVAKERIHILTKKGEIIDVAQAADLPNIKAMSKIVKKHYACRAKNLIL; encoded by the coding sequence GGCGTATCAAGCAACTAGGTTTGACAGATTTTGTCTATCCTGGAGCCCTTCATACTAGATTTCATCATGCTTTAGGAGCCATGCACTTGATGAGTATCACCTTAGACAATCTTCGTAATAAAGGTAATGAAATTAGCGATGAAGAATACGAAGCCTCACTTATTGCTATTTTACTTCATGATATTGGTCATGGCCCATTTTCCCATGCTCTAGAGTTTAGTTTACTCAAAAACATACCACACGAATCCCTTTCACTTTTGGTGATAGATTTGTTAAATAAACAATTAAACGGCCAATTAGATCTTGCTTTAAGAATTTTTAAGAATCAATATGAAAGAAAGTTCTTTCATCAATTGGTCTCTAGCCAATTGGACATCGATAGACTAGATTACTTGCAAAGGGATTGTTTTTTCACAGGAGTTTCGGAGGGAACTATCGGTGCGGATAGAATTATCAAAATGATGGCAATTAAAGATGATCAGCTCGTGGTTGAAGAAAAAGGGCTTTATAGCATCGAAAATTTCCTGAGTGCCAGAAGATTGATGTATTGGCAAGTATATCTGCACAAGACAACCGTAAGTGCAGAAAAAATGTTGATCAACCTGATTTCAAGAGCAAAAGATGTTCAACAAGGTGGAAGAAATCTATTTGCAACGGAAGAATTTCTTTATTTTCTTCAAAACGATATTTCCTTGGAAGACTTCAAAAAGTCAGATACTTTAATCCAAACTTTCTTAGAGCTTGATGATTATGATATTTGGGGAGCTATCAAACTTTGGAAAAAAGAGCCTGATTACATTTTGAAAAATATTTCTCAAATGTTTCTTTCTCGAAATCTATTTAAAATTACTTTGAGCAACGAAGCCTTTACATCAGAGGAATTGAACTCTTTGATCGATAAAACCCAAAAAAGACTTCAAATTCCTAAGGAAGACCTGAAATATTTCTTCTCACATGGATCGATAAGTAACAATGCCTACGTTGCAAAAGAAAGAATCCATATTTTGACTAAAAAAGGAGAGATTATAGATGTTGCTCAAGCAGCTGACCTACCAAATATCAAAGCAATGAGTAAAATTGTAAAAAAACATTATGCTTGTCGGGCTAAAAATTTAATTTTGTAG
- the lpxD gene encoding UDP-3-O-(3-hydroxymyristoyl)glucosamine N-acyltransferase, translated as MEFTIEQVALLLNGKVEGNGSEKLTRLDKIQEGKPGGVSFLANEKYEPYIYETKASAVIVSEDFRAKKSISTNLIRVKDAYIGFTQILEAYAQFTKTSKSGSEEPAFIHESSTIGSDHYRGAFSYIGKNCSIGNNVKIYPNVSIGDNVKIGDNCIFQPGVKIGHDCVIGSHCEFHAGVVIGSDGFGFAPQEDGTYKTIPQIGNVIIEDHVSIGANTTIDRATMGSTIIKKGVKLDNLVQIAHNVIIGENTVIAAQAGISGSTEIGKNCVIAGKAGIVGHIKIADNTTVGANTGVSKSILEPGQTLFGYMGFEMKSFLKSYAIFRNLPILQDRLRELEKKQ; from the coding sequence ATGGAATTTACCATAGAACAGGTTGCATTACTTCTCAATGGCAAGGTAGAAGGTAATGGATCTGAGAAACTTACAAGGCTTGACAAAATCCAAGAAGGTAAACCTGGAGGTGTAAGTTTTTTGGCCAACGAGAAATACGAACCCTACATTTACGAAACAAAGGCCTCAGCAGTAATTGTTTCTGAAGATTTTAGAGCTAAAAAATCAATATCTACAAATCTGATCAGAGTGAAAGATGCTTACATTGGATTCACACAAATTTTAGAAGCATATGCTCAATTCACTAAAACCAGTAAGTCAGGTAGTGAAGAACCTGCATTTATTCATGAAAGTAGCACAATAGGTTCTGATCATTATAGAGGAGCTTTTTCATATATCGGAAAAAACTGTAGCATCGGGAACAATGTAAAAATCTACCCAAACGTCAGCATAGGAGATAATGTAAAAATAGGAGACAATTGTATTTTCCAACCTGGAGTGAAAATCGGTCATGATTGTGTGATTGGATCACACTGTGAATTTCATGCAGGAGTCGTGATCGGATCGGATGGATTTGGATTTGCACCTCAAGAAGATGGCACATATAAAACAATCCCACAAATCGGGAATGTCATCATAGAAGATCATGTAAGCATCGGTGCGAATACCACGATTGACCGGGCGACAATGGGATCTACTATTATTAAAAAAGGAGTGAAATTAGATAATCTCGTACAAATCGCTCATAATGTTATCATTGGCGAAAACACAGTCATTGCAGCGCAAGCAGGCATCTCTGGATCTACAGAAATTGGCAAAAACTGTGTAATCGCAGGAAAAGCGGGGATTGTAGGGCACATCAAAATCGCGGATAATACTACTGTAGGAGCAAATACAGGAGTCAGCAAGTCAATTTTAGAACCTGGACAGACTTTATTTGGCTATATGGGATTTGAAATGAAATCGTTCTTAAAGTCTTATGCCATTTTTAGAAATCTGCCTATACTTCAGGACAGATTGAGAGAACTGGAAAAAAAACAATAA
- a CDS encoding bifunctional UDP-3-O-[3-hydroxymyristoyl] N-acetylglucosamine deacetylase/3-hydroxyacyl-ACP dehydratase, with protein sequence MRVKQHTIKKQVTVSGVGLHTGVISNMTFLPAPPNHGYKFQRVDIEGMPIIDADVDNVVDVSRGTTLEQSGARVFTVEHVLAALVGLEIDNVLIQLDGPEPPIMDGSSIQFIEILDNAGLEEQNALRRFFEVPESITFRDASREVEMAALPLDNYRVTVMVDYNSPVLGSQHASITDISQFRNEIASCRTFCFLHELEMLYNQNLIKGGDLNNAIVVVDRVVEEKELEHLAKMFNKEKVEVRKEGILNNVELRYKNEPARHKLLDVVGDLALVGRPIKAQIMAARPGHAANVAFAKKIKRAMEKAGPSHIPHYDPKLPPVMDIAQISNILPHRYPFQLLDKIIYLDDTVVAGIKNVTINEPFFMGHFPANPVMPGVLQVEAMAQTGGILVLSTVDDPENYWTYFLGIENCKFRKMVVPGDTLVFKCELLAPIRRGIAKMKGEAYVGNTLVCEAVMTASIVRKES encoded by the coding sequence ATGAGGGTAAAACAACATACCATAAAAAAACAAGTCACCGTGTCTGGTGTAGGACTCCACACAGGAGTGATTTCAAACATGACTTTTTTACCAGCTCCGCCAAATCATGGCTACAAATTCCAAAGAGTTGACATTGAAGGGATGCCGATCATTGATGCTGATGTTGACAATGTAGTAGATGTCTCACGAGGTACCACATTAGAGCAAAGTGGAGCAAGAGTTTTCACTGTAGAACACGTTTTGGCTGCTTTAGTAGGATTAGAAATTGACAATGTATTGATTCAATTAGATGGGCCAGAGCCTCCAATTATGGATGGGTCCTCTATCCAATTCATCGAAATATTAGATAATGCTGGTCTTGAAGAACAGAATGCGTTACGAAGGTTCTTTGAAGTTCCAGAAAGTATCACCTTTCGGGATGCATCAAGAGAAGTAGAAATGGCAGCTTTGCCTTTGGACAATTATAGAGTGACTGTAATGGTTGACTACAATTCCCCTGTACTAGGCTCTCAGCATGCTTCGATCACTGATATCAGTCAGTTTAGAAATGAGATAGCGTCCTGTAGAACTTTCTGTTTTCTTCATGAATTAGAAATGCTTTACAACCAAAACCTTATCAAAGGAGGTGACTTAAACAATGCAATTGTTGTTGTTGATAGAGTTGTTGAAGAAAAAGAATTGGAACATTTGGCAAAAATGTTCAATAAAGAAAAGGTAGAAGTAAGAAAAGAGGGAATACTAAATAATGTTGAACTTCGGTACAAAAATGAGCCTGCCAGACATAAACTTCTAGATGTAGTAGGAGATTTGGCCTTAGTTGGCCGTCCTATAAAAGCCCAAATTATGGCAGCTAGGCCGGGACATGCTGCCAATGTAGCTTTTGCTAAAAAAATCAAAAGGGCAATGGAAAAAGCAGGTCCAAGCCACATTCCACATTACGACCCTAAGCTTCCTCCTGTGATGGATATCGCACAAATCAGCAATATTTTACCTCACAGGTATCCTTTCCAATTACTTGATAAAATTATTTATCTTGATGACACAGTAGTAGCGGGGATAAAAAATGTAACCATCAATGAACCTTTCTTCATGGGACATTTTCCAGCAAACCCAGTAATGCCTGGTGTTTTGCAGGTAGAAGCTATGGCTCAAACTGGAGGGATCTTGGTATTAAGCACAGTTGATGATCCAGAAAATTATTGGACTTATTTCTTGGGTATAGAAAACTGTAAATTTAGAAAAATGGTAGTCCCAGGTGATACCTTAGTTTTCAAATGTGAATTACTTGCTCCTATCAGAAGAGGAATTGCAAAGATGAAAGGTGAAGCTTATGTAGGCAACACCTTGGTATGTGAGGCCGTTATGACAGCAAGTATTGTTAGAAAAGAATCATGA
- the lpxA gene encoding acyl-ACP--UDP-N-acetylglucosamine O-acyltransferase: MISKLAQVHEGAILKEGVQIDPFTMIHEDVVIGEGTWVGSNVTIFPGARIGKNCKIFPGAVISAIPQDLKFQGEKTLVEIGDNTTIRECVTISRGTADKKTTRVGSNCLLMAYVHIAHDCIVGNNVIIANSVQVAGHVIIDDWAIVGGSSAIHQFVKVGMHSMISGGSLVRKDVPPFTKAAREPLSYAGVNSLGLRRRGFSSETISHIQDVYRFLFLNSLNNSRALEEIEVNLPATKERDEIINFIRSSERGVMKGYIN; encoded by the coding sequence ATGATCAGCAAATTAGCACAAGTACACGAAGGAGCCATTTTGAAAGAGGGAGTTCAAATCGACCCTTTCACCATGATACATGAAGATGTAGTAATTGGTGAAGGAACTTGGGTTGGTTCGAATGTCACGATCTTCCCCGGTGCCAGAATTGGTAAAAACTGTAAAATTTTTCCTGGAGCTGTAATTTCAGCAATACCTCAAGACTTAAAATTCCAAGGTGAAAAAACTTTGGTAGAAATTGGCGATAATACTACCATAAGAGAGTGTGTCACGATCAGTCGAGGGACAGCAGATAAAAAAACCACACGAGTAGGCAGCAACTGCCTCCTCATGGCTTATGTCCATATAGCACACGATTGTATCGTGGGCAACAATGTAATTATTGCCAACTCAGTTCAAGTTGCAGGTCATGTCATCATCGATGATTGGGCGATAGTCGGGGGAAGCAGTGCCATTCACCAATTTGTTAAAGTTGGCATGCATTCTATGATTTCTGGTGGTTCCTTGGTGAGAAAAGATGTCCCACCATTTACCAAAGCAGCAAGAGAGCCTTTGAGTTATGCAGGTGTCAATAGTCTAGGATTAAGAAGAAGAGGATTTTCTAGTGAAACTATCAGTCATATTCAAGATGTCTATAGGTTTTTATTTCTCAATAGTTTGAATAATAGTCGAGCTCTTGAAGAAATTGAAGTAAATCTTCCAGCTACCAAAGAAAGGGATGAAATTATCAACTTCATTCGCTCTTCAGAAAGAGGAGTAATGAAAGGATACATTAATTAA
- a CDS encoding ABC transporter ATP-binding protein has product MIRIQLENAAKRFQYEWIFRNLTLEIPANSNLAITGSNGSGKSTFLKAIASLNPLTEGSIKYFLEQKEISGEDIYKHLTISAPYLELPEEFTLLELLQFHFKFKKPVANSSFEQMMEIMYLENHQNKPISQFSSGMKQRLKLGLCFFSDVSLILLDEPASNLDEKGISWYLELVAKYGNNKTILICSNDKREYDFCEQSINIENYKLKQSV; this is encoded by the coding sequence ATGATAAGAATTCAGCTGGAAAATGCCGCAAAAAGATTTCAATATGAATGGATATTCAGAAATCTCACCTTGGAAATCCCAGCGAATTCAAATCTAGCTATCACAGGAAGTAATGGTTCCGGAAAATCAACTTTTTTAAAAGCAATTGCATCACTAAATCCTTTGACAGAAGGAAGCATAAAATATTTTTTGGAACAAAAAGAGATATCAGGAGAAGATATTTATAAACATTTAACGATTTCAGCGCCATACTTGGAACTGCCTGAAGAGTTTACTCTTTTAGAATTACTCCAATTTCACTTCAAGTTCAAAAAACCAGTTGCTAACTCGTCATTTGAACAAATGATGGAGATCATGTATCTCGAAAATCATCAGAATAAACCTATCAGTCAATTTTCCAGTGGAATGAAGCAAAGACTGAAACTCGGACTTTGCTTTTTTTCAGACGTTTCTCTAATTCTTTTGGATGAACCTGCTTCCAATTTAGATGAAAAAGGAATCTCTTGGTATCTAGAACTTGTAGCGAAATATGGCAATAATAAAACTATCTTGATTTGCTCGAATGACAAAAGAGAATATGATTTTTGTGAGCAATCTATTAACATTGAAAACTATAAGCTCAAACAAAGTGTTTGA
- a CDS encoding endonuclease MutS2 gives MIYPNSVEEKINFDKIKELIKAECSSSLGVNFVDKLNFSKDLRLITRLLDQTEEFRQILVSGESFPASNFTNIYPYLEKAKIEGTFLYEDDFHEIKLSLMTLSGCVAFFKKFAEEYPNLHELLGLVSLDQTLLKAIEKVIDEKGKIRNNASKDLSLIRSQIIYEESRLRKVLDRIFREAKAKGLTPDDASVTIRGGRMVIPVLAENKRKIKGFIHDESATGQTVFLEPAEVLDINNELKDLEYMERREIQKILTQLTDLLRGYIPELRKAYQFLGLVDFIRAKAKFAIKTNASRPILEKQKQIEWYNATHPLLQFALKQQGKSVVPLNIHLDHNRRLLVISGPNAGGKSVTLKTVAMIQYMLQCGLLVPIDSHSKCSIFDHFFIDIGDEQNIENDLSTYSSHLMSMKYFTQFADKKTILFIDEFGTGTEPQFGAAIAEGILLSLNKLGAYGVITTHYGNLKEIASKNQGLVNGAMRYDVDKLEPLYQLEIGKPGSSFALEIASKIGISKEIIDYAKENIGEDRVRYDKMLNKLENEKVRYEQLINENAKKERQLDIRIREYNSLKETIDKGKKQYIEEAKKEAKLLLDDVNKKIETTIRAIKENKADKEATKTLRADLETFKAKIKPEKVVEKAPEIKVIEGEIEVGDFVRLKDNGAVAEVLAIKNKDVEISMGDLKSNVKMKRLERISSTEMKKEKKSFARRTGFDANAKMMDFSSNLDIRGKRGEEILPLVQNFIDDGYMLGMKDLRIVHGKGDGILKEITRNILKNMHQVAKVKDEHADRGGSGVSIVELKG, from the coding sequence ATGATTTACCCCAATAGTGTAGAAGAGAAAATAAATTTTGATAAAATCAAAGAATTGATCAAAGCCGAGTGCAGCAGTTCTCTCGGAGTCAATTTTGTTGATAAATTGAATTTTTCCAAAGACTTAAGACTCATTACAAGACTCCTTGATCAGACTGAGGAATTTAGACAAATACTGGTTTCTGGAGAATCTTTTCCAGCATCTAATTTCACTAATATTTATCCATACTTAGAAAAGGCTAAAATCGAAGGGACTTTTCTCTATGAGGATGATTTTCACGAAATCAAGCTTTCCTTGATGACTTTGAGTGGATGTGTGGCATTTTTCAAAAAATTCGCAGAAGAATATCCTAATCTCCATGAATTACTCGGACTTGTCAGCTTAGATCAGACTTTGCTCAAAGCGATCGAAAAAGTGATTGATGAAAAGGGTAAAATCAGAAACAATGCCTCTAAAGACCTATCTTTAATCCGCTCTCAGATTATTTATGAAGAGAGTAGGTTGAGAAAGGTTTTAGATAGAATTTTCAGAGAAGCTAAAGCCAAAGGTCTTACTCCAGATGACGCATCTGTGACTATTAGAGGGGGAAGAATGGTTATTCCTGTATTAGCTGAAAACAAGCGTAAAATTAAGGGCTTCATTCATGATGAATCAGCCACTGGGCAGACCGTATTCTTGGAGCCAGCTGAGGTTTTGGACATCAATAATGAGTTGAAGGATTTAGAGTATATGGAGAGAAGGGAGATCCAAAAAATCCTTACCCAACTTACAGATTTGTTGCGAGGCTATATCCCCGAATTAAGAAAAGCATATCAGTTTTTAGGATTAGTAGATTTCATCCGAGCAAAAGCAAAATTTGCGATCAAAACGAACGCTTCGAGACCAATTCTTGAAAAACAAAAACAAATCGAATGGTATAATGCTACTCATCCTTTACTTCAATTTGCACTAAAGCAGCAAGGCAAATCGGTAGTGCCACTTAATATCCATTTGGATCATAATAGAAGGTTATTGGTTATCTCTGGACCAAATGCTGGAGGTAAATCCGTAACACTAAAAACTGTAGCAATGATACAGTACATGCTTCAATGCGGTTTGCTTGTGCCAATTGATTCGCATTCGAAGTGCAGCATTTTCGATCACTTTTTCATAGATATTGGAGATGAACAAAATATAGAAAATGACCTGAGTACATACAGCTCCCACTTGATGAGCATGAAATATTTCACGCAGTTTGCAGACAAAAAAACCATCCTTTTTATAGATGAATTTGGAACAGGGACAGAGCCACAATTTGGGGCAGCTATTGCTGAGGGGATTTTACTTTCCTTAAATAAGCTTGGTGCTTATGGGGTAATCACAACTCACTATGGGAATTTGAAAGAAATCGCTTCCAAGAATCAAGGTCTTGTCAATGGAGCTATGAGATATGATGTTGACAAACTGGAACCTTTATATCAATTAGAAATAGGTAAACCAGGTAGTTCGTTTGCATTGGAAATTGCATCTAAAATTGGGATTTCAAAAGAAATCATTGATTATGCAAAGGAAAATATCGGCGAAGATCGGGTGCGTTATGATAAGATGCTCAATAAGTTGGAGAATGAAAAAGTGCGATACGAGCAGTTGATCAATGAAAATGCGAAAAAGGAGCGTCAACTTGATATTCGAATTAGAGAATACAATTCATTAAAAGAAACTATTGACAAAGGCAAAAAGCAATATATTGAAGAAGCGAAGAAGGAAGCTAAGCTGCTGTTAGATGATGTCAATAAAAAAATAGAAACTACCATCCGGGCGATTAAAGAAAACAAGGCAGATAAAGAAGCTACTAAAACGCTGAGAGCTGACTTGGAGACTTTCAAAGCGAAAATCAAGCCCGAAAAAGTAGTAGAAAAGGCGCCTGAAATCAAAGTAATAGAAGGAGAAATTGAAGTTGGTGATTTTGTACGCTTGAAAGACAATGGAGCGGTAGCAGAAGTACTTGCTATCAAAAATAAAGATGTAGAAATCAGCATGGGAGATTTGAAATCCAATGTGAAAATGAAGCGACTAGAACGGATTTCAAGTACGGAAATGAAAAAAGAGAAAAAGTCTTTTGCCAGAAGAACAGGATTCGATGCCAATGCCAAGATGATGGACTTTTCTTCAAACTTGGATATCCGTGGTAAGAGAGGTGAAGAAATCCTTCCATTGGTTCAGAATTTTATTGATGATGGATATATGCTTGGCATGAAGGACTTGAGGATTGTTCATGGTAAAGGAGATGGGATATTGAAGGAAATCACAAGAAATATTCTAAAAAATATGCATCAAGTAGCAAAAGTTAAAGATGAGCATGCCGATCGAGGAGGGTCAGGTGTCTCTATAGTAGAGCTAAAGGGATAA
- a CDS encoding DUF4296 domain-containing protein, producing the protein MKKLKLIIPIVIFLVSCGKNKLPEGILDEDKMVSVLIDIHIAEGLVSTLPINYDSSRTMYPMFENEVFRKHNVADSVFHRSLEYYLANPRIIDRIYARTIDSLNVIEKSGNTKETDDLPQ; encoded by the coding sequence GTGAAAAAGCTAAAACTCATTATACCGATAGTCATATTCCTCGTGTCATGTGGAAAAAATAAATTACCTGAGGGGATTTTGGATGAAGATAAAATGGTCAGTGTTTTGATAGATATTCATATTGCCGAAGGACTTGTCAGTACGCTTCCGATCAACTATGATTCTTCTCGAACGATGTATCCTATGTTTGAAAATGAAGTTTTCCGTAAACACAATGTGGCAGATTCAGTTTTTCATAGGAGTTTGGAATATTACCTTGCGAACCCCAGGATTATAGATAGGATTTACGCAAGGACAATAGATTCACTTAATGTCATAGAAAAATCAGGAAATACGAAAGAAACGGATGATTTACCCCAATAG
- a CDS encoding DUF58 domain-containing protein, giving the protein MNQLLKKLRKYEIMIRKVVNNHLQGDYQSIFKGAGLEFDDLRPYQYGDDVRTIEWKVSAKGHGTFVKTFKEDKDQCVYFLLDISGSQDIGEVGRKKIDLGKEIAGVLTLAAIFEGSQVGLISYSDEKEKIILPGKGPKQGVKIIKGIFNHENKSLKTNLSDMFTFSLNLIKKRSIIIVISDFIDDGYERPFKALAEKHDLVAIQLTDPRESMLPSLGIIPVFDKEQGTTTWVNTAFGSFSKKITDTFTTERDHLKNICKKNQINYLGIDTRQDIVLPLIELFKTRNKTMKRG; this is encoded by the coding sequence ATGAACCAACTTCTCAAAAAACTTCGAAAATATGAAATCATGATCCGAAAAGTGGTAAATAACCATCTTCAAGGTGATTATCAGTCTATTTTCAAAGGTGCAGGACTAGAATTTGATGATTTGAGACCTTATCAGTATGGTGATGACGTTCGGACGATCGAGTGGAAAGTTTCTGCCAAAGGTCACGGAACATTCGTCAAAACTTTCAAGGAAGACAAAGACCAATGCGTATATTTTCTTTTGGATATCAGTGGCTCTCAGGATATTGGTGAGGTAGGCAGAAAGAAAATTGATTTGGGAAAAGAAATTGCAGGTGTACTTACACTCGCTGCGATTTTTGAAGGTAGTCAAGTGGGGCTGATTTCTTATTCAGATGAAAAAGAAAAAATCATTCTTCCGGGAAAAGGTCCAAAACAAGGAGTCAAAATCATCAAAGGGATTTTCAATCATGAAAATAAATCTCTGAAGACCAATCTTTCAGATATGTTTACTTTTTCCCTCAACTTGATCAAAAAGCGTAGTATTATCATTGTAATTTCTGATTTTATCGATGATGGTTATGAAAGACCATTCAAAGCATTAGCAGAAAAACATGATTTGGTTGCTATCCAACTTACTGATCCTAGGGAATCGATGTTGCCTTCATTGGGAATCATTCCTGTGTTTGACAAAGAGCAAGGAACTACCACTTGGGTAAATACTGCGTTTGGTTCTTTTTCGAAAAAAATCACTGATACATTCACTACAGAAAGAGATCATTTGAAAAATATCTGCAAAAAAAATCAAATCAATTATTTAGGCATCGATACAAGACAAGATATCGTATTACCTTTGATAGAATTATTCAAAACCCGTAATAAAACCATGAAACGTGGCTAA
- a CDS encoding vWA domain-containing protein has translation MNANSITDFFSLYWFLPDTFRGFEWENLWVLHLLWVAPLLMLLRKFIKFLKNPVLEISLPNSVSQSNPWTYLRLIPTLFFMLALWMIIVALARPQKTNERVEQYTEGIDIMLVMDISESMDLQDFQPNRLEAAKETAVEFINGRFGDRIGMVIFSGEAYSLAPLTTDYKLLTDLIKDISFNMMDAKGTAIGSAISSGTNRMREAESKSKVMILLSDGENNAGNVDPIFAAELAAAFDIKIYTIAVGKDGMVPYGVDFFGRPQMIESYLDETTLREIAKIGGGQFYRASDDNALERIFEEIDTLEKAEIIESRYKETMDYYRVYLFWALLFFFAWLALKSTFFNNFLLD, from the coding sequence ATGAACGCAAATAGTATAACCGATTTTTTCTCTTTGTATTGGTTTTTACCGGACACATTTCGTGGCTTTGAGTGGGAAAATTTATGGGTACTACACCTACTTTGGGTAGCTCCTTTGTTGATGCTTTTGAGGAAATTTATCAAATTTCTAAAAAACCCTGTTCTAGAAATTTCCCTTCCTAATAGCGTCTCACAAAGTAATCCTTGGACTTATTTAAGGTTGATTCCTACTTTGTTCTTTATGTTGGCACTATGGATGATTATTGTAGCTTTGGCAAGGCCACAGAAGACCAACGAACGTGTGGAACAATATACTGAAGGTATTGACATCATGTTAGTAATGGATATTTCAGAATCTATGGACCTTCAGGACTTTCAACCCAACAGGCTAGAAGCAGCAAAGGAAACTGCGGTAGAATTTATCAATGGTAGATTTGGTGATAGAATTGGGATGGTGATTTTCTCTGGGGAAGCCTATTCTTTGGCTCCTTTGACGACAGACTACAAACTTTTAACCGATCTTATCAAAGATATATCCTTTAACATGATGGATGCAAAAGGGACTGCGATTGGGAGTGCCATTTCTTCAGGCACGAATAGAATGCGTGAAGCAGAATCCAAGTCAAAAGTCATGATCTTGCTCAGTGATGGGGAGAACAATGCAGGGAATGTTGATCCGATCTTTGCGGCGGAGTTAGCAGCTGCATTTGATATCAAAATTTATACGATCGCAGTCGGAAAAGATGGAATGGTTCCTTATGGAGTGGATTTCTTCGGAAGACCGCAGATGATTGAGAGTTATCTTGATGAAACTACCCTTAGAGAAATAGCAAAAATCGGTGGTGGACAATTTTACAGAGCATCAGATGACAACGCTTTAGAGAGAATATTTGAAGAGATCGATACTTTAGAAAAAGCTGAGATTATTGAGTCTAGATATAAAGAAACTATGGATTATTATAGAGTCTATCTTTTCTGGGCTTTACTTTTCTTTTTTGCCTGGTTAGCTCTCAAAAGTACATTCTTCAATAATTTCCTATTGGATTAA
- a CDS encoding membrane protein: protein MIKERLEALRMKGYDFDIQDIMIRSWQMFKKQALLSIAFTMLIFSIQLLLTIYIPDYALLHALFLAPPLYSGFYLVANKISQNETVVYPDFFKGFNFYILVFSIWLIGQVLTAFGLILLIVPGIYLAVSYSFSVLMGMFGGFDFWNALEESRKLITIRWWKFFVFSLILISINLLGFLTFGLSLLVSIPMTFYATYILFEDLTKEIFLEEEKTNLIQ, encoded by the coding sequence ATGATCAAAGAACGTTTAGAGGCATTGAGAATGAAAGGATACGATTTTGATATTCAAGATATCATGATTCGTTCTTGGCAAATGTTCAAAAAGCAAGCGCTTCTAAGTATTGCTTTTACAATGTTGATCTTTTCTATTCAGCTTCTGCTTACGATTTACATCCCAGATTATGCTTTGCTTCATGCTTTGTTTTTAGCACCACCCCTTTATTCTGGGTTTTATTTGGTTGCAAATAAAATAAGTCAAAATGAAACCGTGGTCTATCCAGATTTTTTCAAAGGATTTAATTTTTATATCCTTGTCTTTTCGATTTGGTTGATTGGGCAGGTATTAACAGCCTTTGGATTGATTTTATTGATTGTTCCTGGAATTTATCTAGCAGTCAGCTATAGTTTTTCGGTTTTAATGGGGATGTTTGGTGGATTTGACTTTTGGAATGCACTAGAAGAAAGTAGAAAGCTCATCACCATAAGATGGTGGAAGTTCTTTGTTTTTAGTCTTATACTGATATCGATCAATCTTCTTGGTTTTTTAACGTTTGGTCTTTCTCTCTTGGTTAGCATTCCAATGACCTTTTACGCTACGTATATCTTGTTCGAAGATTTGACGAAGGAGATATTTCTTGAGGAAGAAAAGACTAATTTAATCCAATAG